From Haemophilus parainfluenzae:
TAGAAATCGTGAGGTTGCGCCATTGAAACCGGCCGATGATGCTTTATTGTTAGATAGTACAACATTGAGTATTGATGAAGTCATTGTTCAAGCGTTAGCTTATATTCAACAAAAAGCGTCAATTTCGATTTAACTGTTTATTCAAGGAAGAATAGACATTTACCTCAACCCCGCATTTTATGGATCTTAATGTGGATGTTATTAACTTAAATTAAGAAGATTATTTATATGTCAGAATCTTTTGCTCAACTCTTTGAAGAATCATTAAAAGGCCTTGAAACCCGTCAAGGTTCAATCGTTAGCGGTACTGTTGTTGCTATTCAAAAAGGCTTTGTACTTGTTGATGCAGGCTTAAAATCTGAATCTGCAATTCCTGTTGCTGAATTCCAAAACGCTCAAGGTGAACTTGAAGTTAAAGTTGGCGACACAGTAAACGTAGCTTTAGATGCAGTTGAAGATGGTTACGGCGAAACTAAACTTTCTCGTGAGAAAGCAGTTCGTCACGAATCTTGGATTGAATTAGAAAAAGCTTACGAAGAAAAAGCGACCGTTATCGGTTTAATCAACGGTAAAGTGAAAGGCGGTTTCACAGTTGAGTTAAACGGTGTTCGTGCATTCTTACCAGGTTCATTAGTTGATACACGTCCAGCACGTGAAGCTGATCACCTACTTGGTAAAGAATTAGAATTCAAAGTAATCAAATTAGATCAAAAACGTAACAACGTTGTTGTTTCTCGTCGTGCAGTGATCGAATCTGAAAACAGCCAAGAACGTGAACAAATCCTTGAGAACCTAGCTGAAGGTTCAGAAGTTAAAGGTATCGTTAAAAACTTAACTGACTACGGTGCATTCGTAGATTTAGGTGGCGTTGACGGTTTATTACACATCACTGATATGGCTTGGAAACGTGTTAAACACCCAAGCGAAATCGTGAATGTAGGTGATGAAGTTACAGTTAAAGTATTGAAATTTGATAAAGATCGTACTCGCGTATCTTTAGGCTTAAAACAATTAGGTCAAGATCCTTGGATTGCTATCGCTGAAAACCACCCAGTAAACAGCAAATTAACTGGTAAAGTAACTAACTTAACAGACTACGGTTGTTTTGTTGAAATCTTAGACGGTGTTGAAGGTTTAGTTCACGTTTCTGAAATGGATTGGACTAACAAAAACATCCACCCATCTAAAGTTGTAAGCCTTGGTGATACAGTTGAAGTAATGGTGTTAGAAGTTGACGAAGAACGTCGTCGTATTTCTTTAGGCTTAAAACAATGTAAAGCTAACCCATGGACTCAATTCGCTGAAACTCACAACAAAGGCGATAAAGTTACTGGTAAGATCAAATCAATCACTGATTTCGGTATCTTCATCGGTCTTGAAGGTGGTATCGACGGTTTAGTTCACTTATCTGACATTTCTTGGAATGTTGCAGGTGAAGAAGCAGTTCGTAACTACAAAAAAGGTGACGAAGTTTCTGCAGTAGTATTAGCAGTAGATGCAGTGAAAGAACGTATTTCTTTAGGTATCAAACAACTTGAAGATGATCCATTCAACAACTTCGTAGCAATCAACAAAAAAGGTGCTGTAATTTCTGCAACTGTTGTTGAAGCTGATGCTAAAGGTGCTAAAGTTGAATTAGCAGGTGGCGTTGAAGGTTATATCCGTGCAGCAGACTTAACAAACGAAGTTGCAGCAGGTGATGTAGTTGAAGCGAAATATACAGGTGTTGATCGTAAAGCTCGTATCGTTCACTTATCTGTAAAAGCGAAAGATCAAGCTGAAGAAGCTGCTGCAGTTGCAAGTGTGAATAACAAACAAGAAGAAGTTGCTATTCCAAACGCAATGGCTGAAGCTTTTAGAGCAGCTAAAGGTGAATAATTAATTCATATAAATAAGGCTGAGTAATTACTCAGCCTTATTATTACTCGCAATATTTAATAAAGATTTAGCGATAATTTGTTATGAACAAATATATTACTCGTAAATTTTAATGAAAGGTTTGAATATAATTTAAAGGAGAGTTGACGATGACTAAATCAGAATTAATTGAAAATCTATCAACAAAGTATCCAACTTTATCGACAAAAGAAGTAGAAAGTATTGTGAAGGATATTCTTGAACTGATTACACAATCTTTAGAAGATGGTGATCGGATTGAAGTACGTGGTTTTGGTAGTTTCTCTTTACACCATCGTCAACCGCGAGTTGGCCGTAATCCTAAAACGGGTGATTCTGTAAAATTGGATGCTAAATCCGTACCGCACTTTAAAGCAGGTAAAGAATTAAAAGATCGTGTAAATGTTTTTGCTTAAGCATATCAATTGATATCAATAAAACGACACTTAGGTGTCGTTTTTTATTATAAATTTTGGCATAATGAAACTATTCTTAATAAGGAGATTGTGATGATTAAATATATTCTTGGACTTATTATTGTGTTTGCTATCGTATTAGTTGCGATAACTATTGGGGCAAATAATGATCAAGTCATTACTTTTAATTATATTGTTGCCGAAAGTCAATTACAACTTTCAACATTGGTTGCAATTTTATTTGGCATTGGATTGATTCTAGGTTGGTTAATTACTGGATTCTTCTACTTAAAATTAAAATTCAAAAATATGTCGTTAGCGCGTCAAGTTAAACGTCAAACATCACAAATTAACGAATTAACGACTACTCGCGATAAGGCAGTATAATGCTTGAATTACTCTTTCTGCTTCTGCCAATAGCCGCCGCTTACGGTTGGTATATGGGGCATCGGAGTGCTAAGAAGGATCAGGAAGATATTAGTAATAAACTCTCCCGTGATTATGTCACGGGGGTGAATTTTTTGCTTTCTAATCAAACGGATAAAGCTGTTGATTTGTTTCTTGATATGCTGCAAAAACAAGAAACAGAAAATGAAATTGAAAGCAACTCACAGTTTGAAGCAGAGCTAACGCTCGGTAATCTTTTCCGTTCTCGAGGCGAAGTGGATCGTGCTTTGCGGATCCATCAAGCCCTCGATCGTAGTCCCAATTATTCTTTCGAACAAAAATTATTAGCTAAACAGCAACTTGCCAAGGATTTCATGGCGGTAGGTTTTTATGACCGTGCTGAAGCGCTTTACATCATTATGGTGGATGAACCAGAGTTTGCTGAAAATGCACTGCAACAGCTTTTGGTGATTTATCAAAAAGTAAAAGAATGGAAAAAAGCGGTTAATATCGCAGAGAAGCTTGCCAAGATTTCACCTACAGAAAATAATGTGGAATTAGCACAATGTTATTGTGAATATGCCTTAAGCGGTGAACTTGAAAGTGCGGTCGAAAAACGCAGTATTCTACAAAAAGCGCTGAATGTATCTCCAACCAGTGTGAGAACATCAATGCTACTTGCTGATTTAGAAATGGCCAATAAAAACTATCGCCAAGCTATTCAGTTTTTAGAGAATATTCTTAATCAAAATCCAATTTATATTGGTGAAGTGCTGAAAACGCTCAAATATTGTTATGATGAATTAGGGGAGAGAGATAACTTTGAGTTATTCTTGATTCGAGCTAGCCAGCAGGCTAACAATACTAAAGTCGATTTAATGTTAGCAAGTGTGATTGAAGAGAAAGATGGTAAAAGTGCAGCACAATCAAAACTTTATCAACAATTAACAAAGCACCCAAGTATATCTATTTTCCATCGTTTTATCCAATTTCAAATTGATGATGCTGAGCAAGGTCGAGGCAAAGAAAGCCTAATTTTGCTACATAAGATGGTTGGTGAGAGGATTAGACAAGATTTTGGTTATCGTTGTACAAATTGCGGTTACCAAACTCACAAATTGATGTGGAATTGCCCTTCTTGTAAAGAGTGGGAGTCCATTAAACCTGAACATAATTAATTGACACTGTGAGGTAAAATTATGAATAGTAAAGTAATCGTTGCATTGGATTACGAAACGGAAGCACAAGCGCTATCCCTCGTGGATAAAATTGATCCAAGCTTATGCCGTTTAAAAGTAGGTAAAGAGATGTTTACCACACTGGGAACAAATTTCGTTAAGCAATTACACGAGCGTCAATTTGATGTTTTCCTCGATCTTAAATTTCATGATATTCCGAATACTGTGGCAAGAGCAGTACGTTCTGCGGCTGATTTAGGGGTATGGATGGTTGATGTCCATGCTAGTGGTGGTCTGAAAATGATGGAAGAGGCGAAGAAAATTCTCGAGCCTTATGGAAAAGATGCGCCTTTATTAATTGCAGTAACCGTATTGACCAGTATGGAAGATTTGGATTTATTACAAATCGGTATTAATTCTTCACCGCTTGAACATGTTTTACGTCTTGCGCATTTAACACAGCGAGCAGGATTAGATGGCGTCGTTTGTTCACCACAAGAAGTGGAGATTTTACGTAATACTTGTGGTCCTGATTTTAAATTAGTCACACCGGGAATTCGTCCAATAGGAAGTGATTTTGGTGATCAACGTCGCGTCATGACTCCTGCTGCGGCTATCCGTTCTGGTTCTGATTATTTGGTGATTGGTCGCCCAATTACTCAAGCTGAAAATCCAGCAGAAGTGCTTCGTTCAATTAATTCATCACTTTTGTAATATGACAGAGAGTACTTTAGTTTATTCT
This genomic window contains:
- the rpsA gene encoding 30S ribosomal protein S1; protein product: MSESFAQLFEESLKGLETRQGSIVSGTVVAIQKGFVLVDAGLKSESAIPVAEFQNAQGELEVKVGDTVNVALDAVEDGYGETKLSREKAVRHESWIELEKAYEEKATVIGLINGKVKGGFTVELNGVRAFLPGSLVDTRPAREADHLLGKELEFKVIKLDQKRNNVVVSRRAVIESENSQEREQILENLAEGSEVKGIVKNLTDYGAFVDLGGVDGLLHITDMAWKRVKHPSEIVNVGDEVTVKVLKFDKDRTRVSLGLKQLGQDPWIAIAENHPVNSKLTGKVTNLTDYGCFVEILDGVEGLVHVSEMDWTNKNIHPSKVVSLGDTVEVMVLEVDEERRRISLGLKQCKANPWTQFAETHNKGDKVTGKIKSITDFGIFIGLEGGIDGLVHLSDISWNVAGEEAVRNYKKGDEVSAVVLAVDAVKERISLGIKQLEDDPFNNFVAINKKGAVISATVVEADAKGAKVELAGGVEGYIRAADLTNEVAAGDVVEAKYTGVDRKARIVHLSVKAKDQAEEAAAVASVNNKQEEVAIPNAMAEAFRAAKGE
- a CDS encoding integration host factor subunit beta, with translation MTKSELIENLSTKYPTLSTKEVESIVKDILELITQSLEDGDRIEVRGFGSFSLHHRQPRVGRNPKTGDSVKLDAKSVPHFKAGKELKDRVNVFA
- a CDS encoding LapA family protein — protein: MIKYILGLIIVFAIVLVAITIGANNDQVITFNYIVAESQLQLSTLVAILFGIGLILGWLITGFFYLKLKFKNMSLARQVKRQTSQINELTTTRDKAV
- the lapB gene encoding lipopolysaccharide assembly protein LapB, encoding MLELLFLLLPIAAAYGWYMGHRSAKKDQEDISNKLSRDYVTGVNFLLSNQTDKAVDLFLDMLQKQETENEIESNSQFEAELTLGNLFRSRGEVDRALRIHQALDRSPNYSFEQKLLAKQQLAKDFMAVGFYDRAEALYIIMVDEPEFAENALQQLLVIYQKVKEWKKAVNIAEKLAKISPTENNVELAQCYCEYALSGELESAVEKRSILQKALNVSPTSVRTSMLLADLEMANKNYRQAIQFLENILNQNPIYIGEVLKTLKYCYDELGERDNFELFLIRASQQANNTKVDLMLASVIEEKDGKSAAQSKLYQQLTKHPSISIFHRFIQFQIDDAEQGRGKESLILLHKMVGERIRQDFGYRCTNCGYQTHKLMWNCPSCKEWESIKPEHN
- the pyrF gene encoding orotidine-5'-phosphate decarboxylase, with product MNSKVIVALDYETEAQALSLVDKIDPSLCRLKVGKEMFTTLGTNFVKQLHERQFDVFLDLKFHDIPNTVARAVRSAADLGVWMVDVHASGGLKMMEEAKKILEPYGKDAPLLIAVTVLTSMEDLDLLQIGINSSPLEHVLRLAHLTQRAGLDGVVCSPQEVEILRNTCGPDFKLVTPGIRPIGSDFGDQRRVMTPAAAIRSGSDYLVIGRPITQAENPAEVLRSINSSLL